In Psychrobacter immobilis, a single genomic region encodes these proteins:
- a CDS encoding glutathione S-transferase, translating into MLHLHHLANSRSFRIIWLLEELGVDYQLTCYKRNKAYRAPDSLKKIHPLGHAPMLEVNDRVLIESGFIIEYLLKHYDSEKQFKPADDNEAAWEAYTFWLHFAEASVMPPLVMRLVFTKVVEQSPMLIKPVSKSIRNQVEKNMISKSLDAILAMMEQHLQDNHWFAGAEFSAADIQMHLAVVGANAGTGLDSSKYANILIWLKRCEERDAFKRAEEKGGRLQF; encoded by the coding sequence ATGTTACACCTTCATCATTTAGCAAATTCGCGCTCATTTCGTATTATTTGGCTGTTAGAGGAGCTTGGCGTCGATTATCAATTGACTTGCTATAAGCGCAATAAAGCATACCGCGCGCCTGACAGTTTAAAAAAAATACATCCGCTCGGTCATGCACCCATGTTAGAAGTAAATGACCGTGTACTCATCGAATCAGGGTTTATAATCGAATACTTGTTGAAGCATTATGATAGCGAGAAACAGTTCAAGCCTGCGGATGATAATGAAGCGGCGTGGGAGGCTTACACGTTTTGGTTACATTTCGCTGAAGCATCCGTGATGCCGCCATTGGTCATGCGTTTGGTATTTACCAAAGTGGTTGAGCAGTCGCCTATGCTCATCAAGCCTGTGAGCAAAAGCATCCGCAACCAAGTCGAAAAAAATATGATAAGCAAAAGTCTAGATGCTATATTGGCCATGATGGAGCAGCATTTGCAAGACAATCATTGGTTTGCAGGGGCTGAATTTAGTGCCGCTGATATCCAAATGCATCTTGCGGTTGTAGGTGCTAATGCTGGTACAGGATTAGATAGCAGTAAATATGCCAATATCTTAATCTGGCTAAAACGTTGTGAAGAGCGCGATGCCTTTAAGCGTGCAGAAGAAAAGGGTGGTCGTTTGCAGTTCTAA
- a CDS encoding ribonuclease Z — MLKLTFLGTSAGVPTKQRNVTALAIECLNPYLSGAQQVNQPQNVNQNKKSRPWLLIDCGEGTQQQLLHTKLSLHQLAAICITHVHGDHCYGLPGLLASAAMSGRREPLTLIAPKAIATLLEAITLTTELYLPFALNFVAIEEVLSEQSDTSKINIRLSDQHQLDIDITLLSHRVASHAFGITQTIHHRTLDTDKLLAQGIPASALWGKLQQGHDVITEEGQQLCAGDYVNDELSRTRVVVAGDNDTPACLTAALVDTDLLVHEATYTHEVLTKIQGKNPEFDPMHSSAQSVADFVKKSGVSNLILTHFSARYQGFDNPNSKTPNMAYIRLDAESVYKGNLWLAADFDQYMVDGAVDVADINENNRVQYLGSVRGH, encoded by the coding sequence ATGTTGAAGCTGACTTTTTTGGGTACCTCTGCTGGTGTGCCAACTAAGCAGCGTAATGTGACTGCACTGGCGATTGAATGTCTGAATCCTTATTTATCTGGCGCCCAGCAAGTCAATCAACCACAGAATGTCAATCAAAATAAAAAATCGCGTCCATGGCTACTGATTGATTGCGGTGAAGGCACGCAGCAGCAGCTATTGCATACCAAACTGTCTTTGCATCAACTAGCCGCTATCTGTATCACCCATGTGCATGGCGATCATTGCTATGGTCTGCCAGGACTATTGGCGAGTGCCGCGATGTCAGGACGCCGTGAGCCGCTGACGCTTATTGCTCCAAAAGCCATCGCGACATTGCTCGAAGCCATTACCTTAACCACGGAATTGTATTTACCCTTTGCTCTAAATTTTGTAGCGATTGAAGAGGTGCTATCTGAGCAAAGTGATACAAGCAAGATAAATATTCGCTTAAGCGACCAGCATCAGCTTGATATTGATATCACGCTGCTATCACATCGGGTTGCTTCTCATGCATTTGGTATCACGCAAACCATCCATCATCGCACGCTTGATACGGATAAACTACTGGCGCAAGGTATTCCTGCAAGCGCACTATGGGGTAAATTGCAGCAAGGTCACGATGTCATCACTGAAGAGGGGCAGCAATTATGTGCAGGTGATTATGTCAATGATGAACTATCACGAACGCGAGTAGTGGTGGCTGGTGATAACGATACGCCAGCGTGTCTCACTGCGGCGTTGGTTGATACGGATTTATTGGTGCATGAAGCGACGTATACGCATGAGGTATTGACTAAGATTCAAGGCAAAAATCCAGAGTTTGATCCAATGCATAGTAGTGCACAATCGGTGGCTGATTTTGTGAAAAAAAGTGGTGTAAGTAATCTAATTTTGACCCACTTCAGTGCGCGTTATCAGGGTTTTGATAATCCTAATAGCAAGACACCAAATATGGCATACATTCGTTTAGATGCTGAGAGCGTTTACAAAGGTAATCTATGGTTAGCCGCAGATTTTGACCAATATATGGTCGATGGTGCGGTTGATGTGGCAGAT